The nucleotide window GGCGTCCGGTCGACGGTGGTCGTGCCGGAAGGCGCCAATCCGGACAAATGTGCGTCGATGCGGCTGCTGGGGGCGGAGGTGGTGCACTTCGGCGCAAATTTCGATGCGTGCCGGGGGCTTTGTGAGCAGCTTGTCTCGACCGAGGGCCGTGTCTACATCCACTCGGCCGACGAGCCCAGGCTAATTCCCGGAGTCGCCACCCTGGCGCTGGAAATCATCGAAGACCTGCCGGAAGTCGAAGCAATCGTCGTGCCGGTTGGCGGGGGGAGCGGCGCGTGCGGCGCGTGCGTAGTCGCCGACGCCCTGAATCCCGATGTTCGCGTTATCGGAGTCCAGGCCGAAAAGGCTCCCGGAGCTTACCTGTCCTGGAAGTCCGGCGAGATCGTGGAAGCGAAGATGCAGACCATCGCCGAGGGGCTGTCGACGACCATGGGGTTCGAGTTGACGCAGGCGATCATGCGCAAATTGATGGACGAATTCGTACTTGTTTCGGAAGAGGAATTGGTCGGGGCGGTTGGCCTTTACCTGGAAACCACGCACAACCTGGCCGAACACGC belongs to Chloroflexota bacterium and includes:
- a CDS encoding threonine/serine dehydratase; amino-acid sequence: MRLAAAISIHDVYEARKRIGPYITRTPLHHYAQLDQLIGAEVHVKHENHQAIGVFKIRGALNVIAQLTDEEKQRGVVCASTGNFGQGIAYAAAVFGVRSTVVVPEGANPDKCASMRLLGAEVVHFGANFDACRGLCEQLVSTEGRVYIHSADEPRLIPGVATLALEIIEDLPEVEAIVVPVGGGSGACGACVVADALNPDVRVIGVQAEKAPGAYLSWKSGEIVEAKMQTIAEGLSTTMGFELTQAIMRKLMDEFVLVSEEELVGAVGLYLETTHNLAEHAGAAPLAAAIKIKDRLAGKKDSLRFVKSNLDEAGKG